One genomic window of Bartonella sp. JB63 includes the following:
- the alr gene encoding alanine racemase, which produces MDKSIDYETNAVLPYAAIATIDIGAIVANYKTLAQRVAPIECSAVVKADAYGLGVEKIAPALYQAGCRTFFIAHIKEALQLKAILPQNVTLVLLNGIPPTAEEFVAQAGIVPVLNSWHAIESWQIHCQKNDKKFPAIVQIDTNMNRLGLDQEELQRLIQTPTLFEIADIKYIISHLANGDDVTRASNYTQKNAMKTALAQLPACKASLANSGGIFLGPDFYFDLVRPGIALYGIDPHRKHRTSLKSVLKLKAQVIQSRYTEAGSPVGYGGSFITQQPSILTTISIGYADGWLRNLSNKGSVYFNGHKLPIIGQISMDSIIVDATNLKHEKPKRGDWVELIGIHQTIENVAADAATIPYEILTSLGSRYKRIYI; this is translated from the coding sequence ATGGACAAATCCATTGATTATGAAACAAATGCAGTATTACCCTACGCAGCCATAGCAACTATTGATATTGGTGCAATTGTCGCTAATTATAAAACCTTAGCCCAACGCGTTGCTCCTATAGAATGTTCAGCCGTAGTAAAAGCTGATGCTTATGGACTAGGAGTTGAAAAAATAGCCCCTGCACTTTATCAAGCTGGTTGTCGCACTTTTTTTATTGCCCATATTAAAGAAGCACTTCAATTAAAAGCTATTTTACCACAAAATGTCACCCTCGTCCTTCTAAATGGTATTCCTCCTACTGCAGAAGAATTCGTAGCTCAAGCTGGTATTGTTCCTGTTCTTAATTCTTGGCATGCAATTGAAAGTTGGCAAATACATTGTCAAAAAAATGATAAAAAATTTCCCGCAATTGTTCAAATTGATACGAATATGAATCGACTAGGGCTTGATCAAGAAGAGCTACAAAGACTAATCCAAACCCCTACTCTTTTCGAAATAGCAGACATAAAATATATTATCAGCCACCTTGCTAATGGAGATGATGTAACACGCGCATCCAATTACACCCAAAAAAACGCTATGAAAACAGCACTTGCACAACTTCCTGCCTGTAAAGCCTCGCTTGCTAATTCTGGAGGAATCTTCCTGGGCCCAGACTTTTATTTTGATCTTGTTCGCCCAGGTATTGCACTTTATGGAATTGATCCCCATAGAAAACATCGTACATCTCTTAAATCTGTTTTAAAACTTAAAGCTCAAGTTATTCAGAGTCGTTACACTGAAGCAGGAAGCCCCGTTGGTTATGGAGGAAGTTTTATTACCCAGCAACCAAGTATTCTTACAACTATTTCTATTGGCTATGCTGATGGTTGGTTACGTAACCTTTCTAACAAAGGTTCCGTTTATTTCAATGGACACAAACTACCCATCATTGGACAAATCTCTATGGACTCTATTATCGTTGATGCAACCAATCTTAAACATGAAAAACCGAAACGAGGAGATTGGGTAGAGCTTATTGGAATACATCAAACTA
- a CDS encoding lytic transglycosylase domain-containing protein: MHIISIHFFVSTFIIFKLVAIILLSNASAQAIFLPQNGPVPLVNPHPLITIEKLKKPLEAIHPINNNIATRINITRANQLKFGLDTLSSKDITKTIALRNTMPQNSLDRHILTWAINTSYQTNIPSSEILSAINELKGWPGMNIMQRNFERAFIKENDSAQAILQKFTHHSPLTVQGMAALAKALIVTGQITRARQIIAPWWHTAELNTQEEDLILKNASAALTSTDHLKRMKIMLYANCIDSAQRVAKLAHAQSLFNAFAAVEKNESQAAQKLKAVDQSWRKDPLLQFAKIRYFRRTRQYDIAAKLMMQAPRDEINLINPDAWWIERRILSREMLDLNKPKIAYQLVSAHIRGTPSLEIDAAFHAGWYALRFLHNPKTAMRHFTRISQLSSSPLSASRGYYWMGRTAETLGEHKNATHYFHRAAYFGTTYYGQLAASRLNKKKLEIHFPKPTINERQNFSARKGVKIIQKLEDAGYDNLAKLFYKELSKTIENPGELALLAVMSEKNGDYYTSLKIGKNAVFRGKAVSALSHPIGAIPTSVNISAAKKALIYAIARQESEFNPIAISKAGAQGMLQLLPTTAKALANKHSIAWSHKKFSSDVSYNTILGAHFLNEQLKRFNGSYILAFISYNAGFRRANEWIKRYGDPRGQSLDKVVDWIERIPYTETRNYVMRVMENYEVYKARLIGTTDIKSDLVFGYKNP, translated from the coding sequence ATGCATATAATATCTATTCACTTTTTTGTATCAACCTTTATTATATTCAAATTGGTAGCTATAATCTTACTCTCGAATGCCTCAGCACAAGCAATTTTTCTACCACAAAATGGACCAGTGCCTTTGGTTAATCCTCATCCTCTTATCACCATAGAAAAACTTAAAAAACCTCTTGAAGCTATTCATCCCATAAATAATAATATCGCAACAAGAATTAATATTACTAGAGCCAACCAACTTAAATTCGGCTTAGATACTCTTTCAAGCAAAGATATTACAAAAACAATAGCGCTTCGCAATACAATGCCTCAAAACAGTCTTGATCGCCATATCTTAACATGGGCAATCAATACATCATATCAAACAAACATACCAAGCTCTGAAATATTAAGTGCCATCAATGAATTAAAAGGTTGGCCAGGTATGAATATCATGCAACGCAATTTTGAACGTGCTTTCATTAAAGAAAACGATTCTGCTCAAGCGATTCTTCAAAAATTTACTCACCACTCCCCCCTTACAGTACAAGGAATGGCAGCTCTCGCCAAAGCACTTATCGTAACTGGGCAAATTACCCGTGCGCGACAAATAATCGCGCCATGGTGGCACACAGCAGAGCTCAACACTCAAGAAGAAGATCTCATTCTTAAAAATGCAAGTGCTGCATTAACGTCTACTGATCATCTGAAACGTATGAAAATTATGCTTTATGCAAATTGTATCGATTCGGCCCAGCGGGTTGCAAAATTAGCCCATGCTCAATCTCTTTTTAATGCTTTTGCTGCTGTTGAAAAAAATGAATCTCAAGCTGCACAAAAACTAAAAGCTGTTGATCAATCGTGGAGAAAAGATCCTCTCTTACAATTTGCTAAAATTCGTTACTTTAGACGAACTAGACAATACGATATTGCTGCAAAACTCATGATGCAAGCACCACGAGATGAAATAAATCTCATTAACCCTGATGCATGGTGGATAGAACGACGTATTCTTTCCCGGGAAATGCTTGATTTAAACAAACCTAAAATTGCTTATCAACTTGTTTCAGCTCATATTAGAGGAACACCTTCATTAGAAATTGATGCTGCATTTCATGCAGGATGGTATGCGCTTCGATTTCTTCATAACCCCAAAACAGCAATGCGCCATTTTACGCGTATTTCTCAACTCTCCTCTTCTCCTCTCTCAGCATCCCGAGGCTATTATTGGATGGGGCGAACAGCAGAAACCTTAGGTGAGCATAAAAATGCCACACATTATTTTCATCGTGCTGCTTATTTTGGTACGACTTATTATGGTCAATTAGCAGCCTCACGACTTAACAAAAAAAAACTTGAAATTCATTTTCCTAAACCAACAATAAATGAACGGCAAAATTTTAGTGCACGAAAAGGTGTTAAAATCATCCAAAAGCTTGAAGATGCTGGTTATGATAATCTCGCTAAACTTTTTTATAAAGAACTCAGCAAAACAATAGAAAACCCTGGTGAACTAGCTCTTTTAGCTGTTATGTCAGAAAAAAATGGTGATTATTATACCAGTCTTAAAATCGGTAAGAATGCTGTTTTTCGAGGTAAAGCCGTCAGTGCTCTTTCCCATCCTATCGGTGCTATTCCAACATCTGTCAATATTTCTGCAGCAAAAAAAGCACTCATCTATGCTATTGCACGTCAAGAAAGCGAATTTAATCCCATCGCTATATCAAAAGCAGGAGCTCAAGGTATGCTACAATTATTGCCTACCACAGCAAAAGCTTTGGCCAACAAGCATTCAATTGCGTGGTCTCACAAAAAATTCAGCAGTGATGTCAGTTATAACACTATATTAGGTGCTCATTTTCTAAACGAACAATTAAAGCGTTTTAATGGATCTTATATATTGGCTTTTATTAGCTATAATGCAGGCTTTCGTCGCGCAAATGAATGGATAAAACGTTATGGCGATCCTAGAGGACAATCTCTTGATAAAGTTGTCGACTGGATCGAACGTATACCCTATACAGAAACTCGTAACTATGTGATGCGTGTTATGGAAAATTACGAAGTGTACAAAGCCCGTCTCATTGGAACAACGGATATCAAATCTGATCTCGTTTTCGGCTACAAGAATCCATAA